In Dermatophagoides farinae isolate YC_2012a chromosome 9, ASM2471394v1, whole genome shotgun sequence, a genomic segment contains:
- the LOC124497555 gene encoding acid phosphatase type 7 gives MLRSSFFVVIVISIAITLASVEEEWKPVYIQPEQLHISLGEQPTEIVATWTTMEKTNHSTCHYGEESKATFDYSANGQQSLFIDGGARKRHMYIHRVYMKQLKPNTRYIYHCGSEAGWSDMFFFKTFPSGNDWQPRFVIYGDLGNDNAQTMAMLQEEIQTGHHDLVTHVGDFAYDMHTDNALVGDEFMRQIQPIAAYVPYQVMAGNHERAYNYSNYNHRFTMHSQGQKEINNHFWSYNIGPVHLIAINTDFWEHLHFGAHMIHNQFKWLEEDLKQANEPENRKKQPWIITMGHHPLYYQARVPDNKIRIGTDKLPGLEPLLYKYGVDLSFWAHDHIYTRFLPVYNEKIFNGTRQDPYYNPKSPVHIITGSAGCREFVTPVRPNPHPYTAYVSNDYGYTYMTVMNNTHIQLKQVSRNQNGKVIDEITLVKEQHGPEAWY, from the exons atgttacgatcatcattttttgttgtcattgtcatttcaaTAGCCATCACATTGGCATCAGTGGAAGAAGAATGGAAACCAGTTTATATTCAACCAGAACAATTACATATTTCATTGGGTG AACAACCAACGGAAATAGTTGCAACATGgacaacaatggaaaaaacaaatcattcaacATGTCATTATGGTGAAGAATCAAAAGCAACATTTGATTATTCGGCCAATGGACAACAATCATTGTTCATTGATGGTGGTGCACGAAAACGTCATATGTACATACATCGTGTGTAtatgaaacaattgaaaccGAATACCCGTTATATTTATCATTGTGGTTCTGAAGCTGGTTGGTCGGAtatgtttttctttaaaacATTTCCATCTGGTAATGATTGGCAGCCACGTTTTGTTATTTATGGTGATCttggtaatgataatgcaCAAACAATGGCAATGTTACAGGAAGAGATTCAAACTGGCCATCATGATCTTGTAACACATGTTGGTGATTTTGCATACGATATGCATACAGATAATGCATTGGTTGGTGATGAATTTATGCGTCAAATACAACCAATTGCTGCATATGTTCCATATCAGGTTATGGCCGGTAATCATGAACGTGCATA cAATTATTCCAATTATAATCACCGTTTTACAATGCATTCACAGGGTCAAAAAGAGATAAATAATCATTTCTGGAGCTATAATATTGGTCCAGTTCATTTGATTGCCATCAATACAGATTTTTGGGAACATTTACATTTTGGCGCACATATGATacataatcaatttaaatggCTAGAAGAAGATTTGAAACAAGCAAATGAAcctgaaaatagaaaaaaacaaccatgGATTATAACGATGGGTCATCATCCATTATATTATCAGGCTAGAGTACCGGATAATAAAATTCGTATTGGTACTGATAAATTACCTGGTCTGGAACCATTACTTTATAAATATGGTGTTGATCTTTCATTTTGGGCACATGATCATATCTATACAAGATTTTTACCagtttataatgaaaaaattttcaacggTACACGACAAGATCCATATTATAATCCAAAATCACCGGTACATATTATTACTGGATCAGCCGGTTGCCGTGAATTTGTTACACCAGTTCGACCGAATCCTCATCCATATACAGCATATGTATCCAATGATTATGGATACACTTATATGACTGTAATGAATAATACAcatattcaattgaaacaGGTTAGCCGTAATCAAAATGGTAAAGTTATCGATGAAATTACATTGGTCAAAGAACAACATGGACCAGAAGCATGGTATTAA
- the LOC124497505 gene encoding uncharacterized protein LOC124497505 — protein sequence MMMMMMMMARIIFLMMIIIVMTNGQSSIDRRLINQQNLDQQIIKSIPKLNLASFGIDTKKGDSDHDDHVDDRKIKNSDRNRYDIHKESLENERNRLYSERMENFRNALREMEWEYFDRRQSSTRRPSTSRTTTTTTTSTTTTPRSYHYRPTEEEINHRSYRPIPQPTRSPNEYPLRDCQQECVPKHYLQHYYGHNCRSIFSRDCNCAKRFNCPDDVLDDKRKKSKTTRRIDDDNDDQCIIDNRNRYEIGQQIPIPNQPCSVCRCRRDYSIRIDDDDDNDSDGRSTRRVPKARIDCSKIIDCPELAFGVRPSRSNCYFAYSHDQCCGVEICPDQLKWDDYRLRKCRYKNRTYRYGELIELDENHCKRCVCNEYWNEHDPESSPKSCVDQTCPIERNYRQNCLPIYQPDRCCPIDYICPSKQNITTTIIVNNDDDHLYRKYFQNFDYIPGERPNGSSKYHCWLDGQRYRLGSKVHITKDSTLFQNSCAICQCKIPPLMTCIENIKCLITRSNN from the exons atgatgatgatgatgatgatgatggccagaATTATAttcttaatgatgataatcattgtgATGACCAAtggtcaatcatcaattgatcgtCGTTTgattaatcaacaaaatcttGATCAACAGATAATTAAATCGATACCAAAATTAAATCTAGCATCATTTGGTATTGATACGAAAAAAGGTGATAGtgaccatgatgatcatgttgatgatcgtaaaataaaaaatagtGATCGAAATCGATATGATATCCATAAGgaatcattggaaaatgaaCGTAATCGTCTTTATAGTGAACGtatggaaaattttcgtaATGCATTACGTGAAATGGAATGGGAATATTTTGATCGTAGACAATCATCGACACGTCGTCCATCAACATCAaggacaacgacaacgacaacaacatcaacgacTACAACACCACGAtcatatcattatcgtcCAACTGAAGAAGAAATAAATCATCGATCATATCGACCGATACCACAGCCAACAAGATCACCGAATGAATATCCGTTACGTGATTGTCAACAGGAATGTGTCCCGAAACATTAtcttcaacattattatggcCATAATTGTCGATCAATTTTTAGTCGTGATTGTAATTGTGCTAAACGTTTCAATTGTCCGGATGATG tGCTCGatgataaacgaaaaaaatccaaaacaaCTAGACGaattgatgacgataatgatgatcaatgtatTATCGATAATCGTAATCGATATGAAATTGGTCAACAAATACCGATACCAAATCAACCATGCAGtgtttgtcgttgtcgtcgtgaTTATTCCATtcgaatcgatgatgatgatgataatgatagtgATGGACGATCGACAAGACGAGTACCGAAAGCACGTATCGATTGTTccaaaataatcgattgtcCTGAATTGGCATTTGGTGTTCGACCAAGTCGTTCAAATTGTTATTTCGCCTATTCACATGATCAATGTTGTGGTGTTGAG aTTTGTCCCGATCAATTAAAATGGGATGATTATCGTCTACGTAAATGTCGCTATAAGAATCGTACATATCGTTATGGTGAACTGattgaattggatgaaaatcattGTAAACGTTGTGTTTGTAATGAATATTGGAATGAACATGATCCAGAATCATCACCGAAATCATGTGTAGATCAAACATGTCCAATTGAACGTAATTATAGACAAAATTGTTTGCCAATCTATCAACCGGATCGTTGTTGTCctattgattatatttgcccatcgaaacaaaatattACCACTACAATAATCgttaacaatgatgatgatcatttatatCGTAAATATTTccaaaattttgattacatTCCGGGTGAAAGACCAAATGGATCATCTAAATATCATTGTTGGTTGGATGGCCAACGTTATCGTTTAGGCAGCAAAGTACACATTACAAAAGATTCAacattatttcaaaattcttgTGCCATTTGCCAATGTAAAATACCACCATTAATGACTTGTATTGAGAATataaaatgtttgataaCAAGAAGCAACAATTAA
- the LOC124497702 gene encoding uncharacterized protein LOC124497702 — protein MEPYEQQQQQKQKPFHSCGHHRRSSSNKMLKSNHRFEMPNYHHDHHQNDEYGRRKLPIFSQVVILSSLSSLFSFLFFVFIWSSLVLLLSSSSSSLLIVSANSIVGVHVEHFPNTATANSKLSNSNPLGNHNINIGKAVFDQRSNEIPSSSSAASGTPAVSIKPDLFGLITEVNVECNSNAIHIALIAPHLFNGMIYPKGLSKNSSCMHEYYDVNEFNYTLPLRACNTMSMDVDDGIEYFNTVIVQPHRRLVTNQGRGYHIRCRYQTKDKRITNGYNLTLSQEGKTETTPLYGTAPVPTSSMKIYHQGTQKEIIADNVKIGDRLTLTIAIEQQDIYGMKITNCLVRDGLNWGEQPLINDEGCPVDKEIMGPFDYSLNLTRASVSFHAHKFPYTSSVYYQCNVRLCLKDEIDGCTDVPPSCDQNGRNYRHLPGHQRRQRRDTYDAVVIPDMNHQQYHRAMAQRMRNTKMDKDLSMEVYSGLYVDENENNTPELDDEESETSMNGDNDQDRRHGRNHHNRHHDPNEFCISMRKFAIGVAIASLLLMLAVLLLVICILQRRRRRHHQQHQRFYSQSAAGSTIGSGSVYSGPYTNRGYIRD, from the exons atggaaccatatgaacaacaacaacaacaaaaacaaaaaccatttcattcatgtgGACATCAtcgacgatcatcatcaaataaaatgttgaaatcaaatcatagGTTCGAAATgccaaattatcatcatgatcatcatcagaatgatgaatatggaCGACGAAAACTGCCAATATTTTCG CAAGTTGTgattctatcatcattatcatcattattttcattcttatttTTCGTGTTCATCTGGTCATCattagtattattattatcatcatcatcatcatcattattaattgttTCTGCCAATTCAATTGTTGGTGTTCATGTGGAACATTTTCCAAACACGGCAACAGCCAATTCTAAATTAAGCAATAGTAATCCTTTGGGTAAtcataatattaatattggAAAAGCTGTTTTTGATCAACGTTCCAATGAAATtccatcgtcgtcgtcggcCGCGTCGGGTACACCAGCTGTCAGTATTAAACCAG ATTTATTTGGTCTAATAACTGAAGTAAATGTGGAATGTAATTCAAATGCCATACATATTGCATTGATTGCAccacatttattcaatggtATGATATATCCAAAAGGATTGtcgaaaaattcatcatgtaTGCATGAATATTATGATgttaatgaattcaattataCTCTGCCATTACGTGCCTGTAATACAATGTCAATGGATGTC gatgatggaattgaatattttaacACGGTTATTGTACAACCACATAGACGTTTGGTTACTAATCAAGGTCGTGGTTATCATATTCGATGCCGTTATCAAACGAAAGATAAACGAATAACGAATGGATATAATTTGAC GCTATCACAAGAAGGTAAAACAGAGACAACACCATTATATGGAACGGCACCAgtaccaacatcatcaatgaaaatctaTCATCAAGGAACACAGAAAGAAATCATTGCTGATAATGTTAAAATTGGTGATCGTTTAACATTGACTATTGCAATTGAACAGCAAGATATTTATGGTATGAAAATCACTAATTGCTTAGTACGTGATGGATTGAATTGGGGTGAACAACcattaatcaatgatgaagg atGTCCAGTTGATAAAGAAATAATGGGTCCATTTGATTATTCACTTAATTTAACACGTGCAAGCGTATCATTTCATGCACATAAATTTCCATATACAAGTTCagtttattatcaatgtaaTGTCCGTCTTTGTTTAAAGGATGAAATTGATGGCTGTACTGATGTG CCACCAAGTTGTGATCAAAATGGTCGTAATTATCGTCACTTACCCGGACATCAAAGACGACAACGTCGAGATACATATGATGCTGTTGTAATACCGGAtatgaatcatcaacaatatcatcGTGCAATGGCACAACGTATGAGAAATACAAAAATGGATAAAGATCTAAGTATGGAAGTATATTCTGGACTTTATgtggatgaaaatgaaaacaatacacctgaattggatgatgaagaaagtgaaacatcaatgaatggtgataatgatcagGATAGACGACATGGacgaaatcatcataatcgtcatcatgatCCAAATGAATTCTGTATTTCGATGCGTAAATTTGCCATTGGTGTTGCTATTGCTAGCCTATTGCTTATGTTAgctgtattattattggtcatCTGTATATTACAACGTCgacgtcgtcgtcatcatcaacaacatcaacgtTTTTATTCACAATCGGCCGCCGGTTCAACAATTGGTTCAGGTTCAGTATATTCCGGTCCATATACTAATCGTGGGTATATTCgtgattga
- the LOC124497411 gene encoding uncharacterized protein LOC124497411, with protein MIKLSIIILAILHLSNEQSIHGHNHPHRSLSHSPCPQCLDARLIQHYRVRKCRPIIPGGCQCPSRFNCHDYLDENNAGNLRGGKPVMDSTIHNHHHNNNDPDTEIRGRSLEMELDYYNKCHYNGTSYNIGEIVPTENVCRICVCSYMSDGTLNVDCPSKIECPTPEARGLKMNSFHFTPITLIGGINGGGGGGPQSIQRYRRRPLRQKQQQKRNPNGEPESISSLSLYCYDYYKHDQCCPRQECIPVNSRTGRTIRPRKTCHYAGKEYQLGEKIHLSDIVDHRLTTTTVTNISESESDVENRIEHNGDGNERTKLAEIIACMRCICTENWNSSAIEARPDQLPSLLDADQISCRRKSCILDLDPRFRRGCIPVYDPDKCCPVDFICPRTRQMALRVRGVDYGSKLCHFEGRKYPVGARIYQSRHQAADCVDCECRIPPEFTCLKRKNCQSK; from the exons atgattaaattatcgataataatattagCCATTCTTCATTTGTCAAATGAACAAAGTATTCATGGCCATAATCATCCACATCGTTCATTAAGTCATTCACCATGTCCACAATGTTTAGATGCTCGTCTCATACAACATTATCGTGTACGTAAATGTCGTCCAATCATACCAGGTGGTTGTCAATGTCCATCACGATTCAATTGTCATGATTatcttgatgaaaataatgctGGTAATCTTCGTGGTGGTAAACCAGTTATGGATTCAACAAttcataaccatcatcataataataatgatcccGATACAGAAATTCGTGGCCGTTCATTGGAAATGGAATTAGACTATTATAATAAATGTCATTATAATGGTACTAGCTATAATATTGGTGAAATTGTTCCAACAGAAAATGTTTGCCGTATTTGTGTATGTTCATATATGTCCGATGGTACACTCAATGTTGATTGTCCAAGTAAAATTGAATGTCCAACGCCTGAAGCTCGtggtttgaaaatgaattcatttcattttacacCGATCACGTTGATTGGTGGTattaatggtggtggtggtggtggtccacAATCTATACAACGATATCGTCGTCGTCCATTACGACAGaagcagcaacaaaaacgaaatccAAATGGTGAACcggaatcaatttcatcattatcattatattgttatgattattataaacatGATCAATGTTGTCCAAGGCAAGAATGTATACCGGTCAATAGTCGTACTGGCCGCACTATAAGACCACGAAAAACATGTCATTATGCCGGAAAAGAATATCAACttggtgaaaaaattcatttatccGATATAGTTGATCATAGattgacaacgacaacagtgACAAACATATCGGAATCAGAATCAGATGTTGAAAATCGAATTGAacataatggtgatggtaatGAACGAACAAAATTGGCCGAAATTATAGCCTGTATGCGTTGTATATGCACGGAAAATTGGAATAGTTCGGCTATTGAAGCACGTCCGGATCAACTTCCGTCATTATTGGATGCCGATCAAATTTCATGTCGAAGGAAATCCTGTATTCTTGATCTTGATCCAAGATTTCGTCGTGGTTGTATACCAGTTTATGATCCAGATAAATGTTGCCCAGTGGATTTTATTTGTC CTCGTACACGACAGATGGCATTACGGGTTCGTGGTGTTGATTATGGTTCAAAATTATGTCATTTCGAAGGCCGTAAATATCCGGTTGGTGCACGTATCTATCAATCACGACATCAGGCAGCCGATTGTGTGGATTGTGAATGTCGTATACCACCTGAATTTACCTGtttgaaaaggaaaaattgtcaatcaaaatga
- the Sem1 gene encoding suppressor of exocyst mutations 1 → MANDPKKSTTKESNKDSKERKDDLKKKTATIDLGFLEEDDDFEEFPAENYDLLENDDIEPVNIWEDDWDDDNIEDDFSAQLKAEFEKRTLTGK, encoded by the exons atggcaaatgatccaaaaaaatctacaacaaaagaatcgaataaaGATTCAAAAGAACGTAaagatgatttgaaaaaaaagacggcTACAATCGATCTTGGATTTCTTGAagaggatgatgattttgaagaaTTTCCAGCTGAAA ATTATGatttattggaaaatgatgatatcgaaCCTGTAAACATTTGGGAAGATGATtgggatgatgataatattgaagATGATTTTAGTGCACAGCTAAA AgctgaatttgaaaaacgaACTTTGACGggcaaatga